From one Carassius auratus strain Wakin unplaced genomic scaffold, ASM336829v1 scaf_tig00002779, whole genome shotgun sequence genomic stretch:
- the LOC113070021 gene encoding uncharacterized protein LOC113070021 — protein sequence MGAMRLCFLLLCLFLAGVSSLRKLNNIHDLKNITYAKSAPRHGLQLLFWFAQNIVTVDQNKILILDSNFDLNRGDFGFHHYGNREDILPSLSSWQSYYSVGNLRSPGANALPAYVRKYYRNTNVPERNMDRLIISVKQNRPNKILSVFITAHDLNKNEFNPSDTYEIDPALLLQIGDPYNCTVDESNVSGIYTIPRNTEDREYDRCLQFLTETGYSSNDCKHSPISRRKKRSPYLQCNAYEGIKLELKATTEGFSKLLWEIPAEIMKNSKYVYIEICQNTRSSETNEVHTQVRERLDIYDSSGASDTSVSMNAGLQPRLRLYPSLFDFQFTNPYIWYGPEFDGANRVIPVRIKGFDASLQLYTEDGKACARLYIKKTFSNWNKVFSHSWVGFYKSSQDKNDAYSTYQYAEKFSKIEYYITHNYDIYQYSSSLAIAHGVQIRFLLDKKYDKILAQTTPWEGAKALTILPSDCGTQSQAKLSSNVPEFFYGPEYNDVGLQLYTEDGKACARLYIKKTFTDWKDLFYYSWVGFYTSSHEKNYDYYTYYYIVKFEKMEEIAHENYDIYQYKSKLDIVPGVQIRFLKDKSSDNVLVKTEPWKNG from the coding sequence ATGGGTGCCATGAGACTCTGCTTCCTGCTCCTCTGCCTCTTCTTGGCTGGTGTCTCTTCTTTGAGAAAACTTAACAATATTCATGACTTGAAGAACATTACATATGCAAAGTCTGCACCACGTCATGGACTTCAGTTATTGTTCTGGTTTGCCCAAAACATTGTGACTGTTGATCAGAACAAGATTCTTATCCTTGATTCAAATTTTGATCTTAATAGAGGTGACTTTGGATTCCATCATTATGGCAATAGAGAGGACATTCTCCCCTCATTGAGCTCTTGGCAGAGTTACTATTCGGTTGGCAATTTAAGATCTCCCGGCGCCAATGCATTGCCAGCCTATGTGCGGAAGTATTACAGAAACACCAATGTGCCAGAAAGAAACATGGACAGGCTCATTATCTCTGTGAAACAAAATAGGCCAAACAAGATACTCAGTGTATTTATTACAGCACATGACCTTAACAAGAATGAATTTAATCCTTCTGACACTTATGAGATTGATCCTGCTCTGCTCTTGCAGATTGGAGACCCGTATAACTGCACTGTGGATGAGAGCAATGTTTCTGGTATTTACACAATACCACGCAATACAGAAGACAGAGAATATGACAGATGCCTTCAGTTTCTGACAGAGACAGGATACAGCAGCAATGACTGTAAACACAGTCCTATCAGCCGCAGAAAGAAACGCTCACCCTATTTGCAATGTAATGCATATGAAGGAATTAAACTAGAGTTAAAAGCAACTACAGAAGGTTTCTCAAAACTTCTTTGGGAGATACCTgctgaaattatgaaaaattcCAAATATGTATACATTGAAATTTGCCAAAACACTCGTTCCAGTGAAACTAATGAAGTTCATACACAGGTCAGGGAACGGCTGGATATTTATGACTCATCTGGGGCTTCAGATACTTCTGTCTCCATGAATGCTGGTCTCCAACCTCGACTGCGACTGTACCCATCACTTTTTGATTTTCAGTTTACTAATCCATACATTTGGTATGGCCCAGAGTTTGATGGAGCTAACAGAGTGATTCCCGTCAGAATAAAGGGGTTTGACGCTAGTCTGCAGCTCTACACTGAAGACGGAAAAGCCTGCGCTCGACTCTACATCAAGAAAACCTTTAGCAACTGGAACAAAGTTTTTTCCCATTCATGGGTGGGGTTTTACAAGAGTTCACAAGATAAAAATGATGCCTATTCCACATATCAATATGCTGAGAAGTTTTCAAAGATTGAATACTATATCACACACAATTATGATATTTACCAGTACAGTTCCAGTTTAGCTATTGCTCATGGAGTTCAAATCCGTTTTCTGCTGGacaaaaaatatgacaaaatttTAGCACAAACTACGCCCTGGGAGGGTGCTAAAGCATTGACAATATTGCCATCAGACTGTGGAACACAAAGTCAAGCTAAACTCTCATCAAATGTTCCTGAATTCTTTTATGGACCAGAGTATAATGATGTTGGTCTGCAGCTCTACACTGAAGACGGTAAAGCTTGTGCTCGACTTTATATCAAGAAGACCTTCACAGACTGGAAAGATTTATTTTACTACTCATGGGTGGGGTTTTACACTAGCTCACATGAGAAAAATTATGACTATTACACATATTACTATATTGTGAAGTTTGAAAAGATGGAGGAGATTGCTCATGAGAATTATGATATTTATCAGTACAAATCCAAACTGGACATTGTGCCCGGAGTACAGATCCGTTTCCTGAAAGACAAAAGTTCTGATAATGTATTAGTGAAAACTGAGCCATGGAAGAATGGTTAA